One stretch of Melospiza melodia melodia isolate bMelMel2 unplaced genomic scaffold, bMelMel2.pri scaffold_70, whole genome shotgun sequence DNA includes these proteins:
- the LOC134413994 gene encoding olfactory receptor 14I1-like, which produces MSNSSSIRLFLLLALADTRQLQLLHFCLLLGISLAALLGNGLIISAIACGHHLHTPMFFFLLNLALTDLGSICTTVPKAMHNSLWDTRDISYTGCAAQLFFFLFFMGAEYSLLTIMCYDRYVSICKPLHYGTLLGSRACAHMTAAAWASAFLYSLLHTANTFSLPLCHGNALGQFFCEIPQILKLSCSLSNFRELELIAISACLALGCFVFIVFSYVQIFRAVLRIPSEQGRHKAFSTCLPHLAVVSLFFSTIMFAHLKPPSMSSPSLDLAVSVLYSVVPPALNPLIYSLRNQELKAAVWKLMTGWFQEH; this is translated from the coding sequence atgtccaacagcagctccatcaggctcttcctcctgctggcattggcagacacgcggcagctgcagctcctgcacttctgcctcttgctgggcatctccctggctgccctcctgggcaacggcctcatcatcagcgccatagcctgcggccaccacctgcacacacccatgttcttcttcctgctcaacctggccctcactgacctgggctccatctgcaccactgtccccaaagccatgcacaattccctctgggacaccagggacatctcctacacaggatgtgctgcacagctctttttctttctgttcttcatgggAGCAGAgtattccctcctgaccatcatgtgctacgaccgctatgtgtccatctgcaaacccctgcactatgggaccctcctgggcagcagagcttgtgcccacatgacagcagctgcctgggccagtgcctttctctattcactgctgcacacagccaatacattttccctgcccctgtgccatggcaatgccttgggccagttcttctgtgaaatcccacagatcctcaagctttcctgctcaCTCTCCAATTTCAGGGAACTTGAGCTTATTGCTATTAGTGCCTGTTTAGCAttaggctgttttgtgttcattgttttctcctatgtgcagatcttcagggccgtgctgaggatcccctctgagcagggacggcacaaagccttttccacctgcctccctcacctggctgtggtctccctgtttttcagcactattatgtttgctcacctgaagcccccctccatgtcctccccatccctggatctggcagtgtcagttctgtactcagtggtgcctccagccctgaaccccctcatctacagcctgaggaaccaggagctcaaagctgcagtgtggaaactgatgactggatggtttcaagaacattaa